A single Cyclopterus lumpus isolate fCycLum1 chromosome 1, fCycLum1.pri, whole genome shotgun sequence DNA region contains:
- the c1h19orf67 gene encoding UPF0575 protein C19orf67 homolog, with translation MTDFEVLFELQLPSDSPFGVLQEDAGEAEGPLSFSSVFALAPPCGDSVNCSRDCSCLGARWRERSLRSMELQLQFLLSKADDLHDWLVNGRGHLDRAALAAAVPSFLYTCQPYFNHLESSSSVSQHTLLPFDVYTRRVQLLEFSQQLCDRLEQLVLTYASYNLLCLDETKPNSVSHFCVGQSWLGPLRVTAFRYCKPTAYLARADTGLYKRMRWNVERLEDEQQTDDESEEVEVETVGDTEYYFLCYEDIPNAHADADSQGSVVRMWSIGQWVQVTPITENIYDWIMCEVPQANYHRLLYLGSEEPSSCCATDYLQQLLLSHQTPE, from the exons ATGACGGACTTTGAAGTTCTGTTTGAGCTGCAGCTCCCCTCCGACTCTCCGTTCGGGGTCCTGCAGGAAGACGCGGGCG AGGCGGAGGGGCCGCTGTCGTTCTCGTCTGTCTTTGCTCTGGCGCCACCTTGCGGCGATAGCGTGAACTGCAGCAGGGACTGCAGCTGCCTGGGGGccagatggagggagaggagccTCCGGTCCATGGAGCTGCAGCTCCAGTTCCTCCTGAGCAAAGCAGACGACTTGCACGACTGGCTCGTCAACGG ACGGGGTCACCTCGATAGAGCGGCTCTTGCTGCTGCAGTGCCAAGCTTCCTGTACACCTGTCAGCCTTACTTTAACCACCTGGAATCCTCAAGCTCCGTGTCCCAGCACACCCTTCTGCCTTTTGACGTCTATACAAGG cgtgtGCAGCTGCTGGAATTCTCTCAGCAGCTGTGTGACAGGTTGGAGCAACTGGTGTTGACCTACGCCAGCTATAATCTCCTCTGTCTGGACGAGACCAAGCCTAACag TGTGTCTCACTTCTGCGTGGGTCAGAGTTGGCTCGGCCCACTGAGGGTGACCGCGTTCCGTTACTGTAAGCCCACGGCGTACTTGGCCCGGGCCGACACCGGCCTCTACAAGCGCATGCGCTGGAACGTGGAGAGACTCGAGGACGAGCAGCAGACGGATGACGAgagtgaggaggtggaggtggagacagTCGGCGACACAGAGTA TTACTTCCTGTGCTACGAGGACATCCCCAACGCACACGCAGACGCAGATAGCCAAGGCAGCGTGGTGAGGATGTGGTCCATCGGTCAGTGGGTGCAGGTGACCCCCATCACAGAGAACATCTATGACTG GATCATGTGCGAGGTTCCTCAGGCCAACTATCACAGGCTGTTGTACCTGGGCAGCGAAGAGCCGTCGAGCTGCTGCGCTACAGActacctgcagcagctgctgttgtCACACCAGACACCGGAGTGA